The following coding sequences lie in one Rutidosis leptorrhynchoides isolate AG116_Rl617_1_P2 chromosome 6, CSIRO_AGI_Rlap_v1, whole genome shotgun sequence genomic window:
- the LOC139851988 gene encoding uncharacterized protein — protein MLGNSSSSQSSGGLSHAYIQYPPLKCRNEGSAGLFYDDGNKLLISPTSYQVVSWKISPFTSDVVPTNDTINEGPVLSIRYSLDTKLIAVQRSNREVQFWVRETGDTFTQKLKSESDNILGFFWTDCAVCDIVFVKTSGLDLYAYAPDAKSFALVETKKMNVSWYKYTHESRLVLLASGMQCKSFTGYQLSSAGVIRLPRFEMSMAKAEVNSKPVLAAEDVHIVTVYGRIYCLQVDRVAMLLHSYRFYRDAVIQQGSLPIYSSKIAVSVVDNVLLIHQVDAKVIILYDIFSDSRTPVSAPLPLLIRGLPRTAMSSSQLSKKDAESSEATLLNDVISNLYGDDWSFLIPDLVCDVATGYLWKIHLDLEAISASSSEVPSVLEFLQRRKLEAKKAKQLCLDLVQSIIIERRPLPMVFRAIDVLVNSFAYSLKTGSYLKGVKSEKPVASAVPENDVDTRTTESADRTVQTSSLSTSDSEDNANFRKAKSKFVDVNSSSRNIGGENSVGAEASRIREHSENQPLDANVSEQQESQVTSAAIPPDEVYSFVFASVEEEMITDASYLFAIIIEFIRSANLEKIRLHPNIYVMAVRLLARNERYAEIGLFIMNKIIEPSKEVALQLLETGRQNIQTRKLGVDMMRQLMLHHDYVVLLVQDGCYLEALRYARKKKVTTVRPSLFLEAAYASNDPQHLAAVLRFFRDFIPGFGTTSEHSTYIRALADMPSSVTV, from the exons ATGTTAGGGAATTCATCAAGTTCTCAGTCTTCGGGTGGGTTGTCACATGCATATATTCAATATCCGCCCTTAAAATGCAGAAATGAAGGATCAGCCGGTTTATTTTATGATGACGGAAATAAGCTATTAATCTCACCAACCTCTTACCAG GTTGTTTCGTGGAAAATTTCTCCTTTTACTTCTGATGTCGTTCCAACAAATGATACGATAAATGAAGGGCCGGTATTGTCCATTCGTTATTCTTTGGACACTAAACTGATAGCTGTTCAACGATCAAATCGTGAAGTTCAGTTTTGGGTCAGAGAAACTGGAGACACGTTTACTCAAAAGTTAAAGTCTGAGTCGGATAACATATTGGGATTCTTTTGGACAGATTGTGCAGTTTGTGATATCGTGTTTGTCAAGACCAG TGGACTGGACCTGTACGCTTATGCACCAGACGCAAAATCATTTGCATTAGTTGAGACAAAGAAAATGAATGTGAGTTGGTACAAATATACACACGAAAGCCGTTTGGTTCTTCTTGCTTCAGGAATGCAATGCAAAAGCTTTACTGGATATCAG CTTTCATCTGCAGGTGTAATTCGATTACCAAGGTTTGAGATGTCAATGGCAAAGGCCGAGGTCAACAGTAAGCCTGTACTCGCTGCTGAAGACGTACATATAGTCACTGT TTATGGAAGGATATACTGCTTACAAGTCGATAGAGTTGCGATGCTGCTTCATTCATATAGGTTTTATCGTGATGCTGTTATTCAGCAG GGATCTCTGCCCATATATTCCAGCAAGATAGCTGTAAGTGTGGTTGATAATGttctgctcattcatcaagtggaTGCAAAggttattatattatatgatatattttcTGATTCACGGACGCCTGTATCTGCTCCCCTTCCTCTTTTAATAAGGGGCTTGCCACGCACTGCCATGTCATCCTCTCAATTAAGTAAAAAGGATGCAGAAAGCTCAGAAGCAACACTGTTGAATGACGTAATTTCTAATTTGTATGGTGATGACTGGAGTTTTCTTATTCCCGATCTTGTATGTGATGTTGCCACTGGATATTTGTGGAAGATCCATTTGGATTTGGAGGCAATTTCTGCTAGCAGCTCAGAAGTGCCATCTGTCTTAGAGTTCTTGCAACGGAGGAAATTAGAAGCAAAGAAA GCTAAACAGTTGTGTTTGGACCTTGTTCAGTCTATCATCATTGAGCGTAGACCTCTCCCAATGGTTTTCCGAGCCATAGATGTATTGGTGAACTCTTTTGCATATTCACTTAAAACCGGTAGTTACTTGAAAGGTGTAAAGTCAGAGAAACCTGTAGCTTCCGCTGTACCTGAAAACGATGTCGACACTCGCACTACCGAATCTGCTGATAGAACTGTACAAACTTCTAGCTTGTCCACATCAGACTCGGAGGATAATGCGAATTTCAGGAAGGCGAAATCCAAATTTGTTGATGTTAATTCGTCTAGTCGAAATATAGGTGGAGAAAATTCAGTTGGTGCTGAAGCTTCTAGAATACGAGAGCATTCAGAGAACCAACCACTTGATGCTAACGTTTCGGAACAACAAGAATCGCAAGTGACCTCAGCAGCCATTCCACCAGATGAGGTGTACAGCTTTGTATTTGCTTCTGTGGAGGAAGAGATGATTACAGATGCTTCTTATTTGTTTGCCATTATTATCGAGTTCATTAGGAG TGCCAATTTGGAGAAAATAAGACTGCACCCAAACATTTATGTGATGGCAGTGCGGCTGCTTGCTAGGAATGAACGATATGCTGAAATCGGATTATTTATTATGAATAAG ATAATCGAGCCGTCAAAAGAGGTTGCGCTTCAACTATTAGAGACGGGACGTCAAAACATCCAAACAAGAAAGTTGGGTGTGGATATGATGAGACAGCTCATGCTTCATCACGACTATGTTGTGCTTCTTGTACAAGATGGATGCTATCTTGAAGCTTTGCGTTATGCACGCAAAAAGAAG GTTACGACTGTGCGTCCTTCGCTGTTTTTAGAAGCAGCGTATGCATCAAACGACCCACAACACCTAGCTGCAGTTCTGAGATTCTTTCGTGATTTCATACCAGGTTTTGGAACCACTTCAGAGCACAGTACGTACATACGTGCTCTTGCTGATATGCCTTCATCAGTTACCGTCTAA